In Drosophila santomea strain STO CAGO 1482 chromosome 2L, Prin_Dsan_1.1, whole genome shotgun sequence, a single window of DNA contains:
- the LOC120444866 gene encoding ribonuclease P protein subunit p25-like protein isoform X2, which produces MMHYRKAENVEQELSKSDLPFEDCMPKSQKDFLWMHVKGGTKVSNVIEFAQAALNKGEHRCVVWSGSGGGVVKTISCAEVLKRSHPVYQVTRMAYTSVEEHWKPQMEGLEEIIVTRQIPTLHILMSLDQLPDSIDGLQKPNRATDFWEGGATQPQPRPHPHPRTQAPHQQQPHQPGAGVRSNKRNRPGRNKPAQQLGKPVAEEHLPAS; this is translated from the exons ATGATGCACTATCGCAAGGCCGAGAATGTGGAGCAGGAGCTGAGCAAGAGCGATCTGCCATTCGAGGACTGCATGCCAAAGTCCCAAAAGGACTTTTTGTGGATGCAC GTGAAAGGCGGCACCAAAGTGAGCAATGTGATTGAGTTTGCTCAGGCAGCGCTAAACAAGGGCGAACACAGATGCGTGGTGTGGAGCGGATCCGGCGGCGGAGTGGTGAAGACCATATCGTGTGCCGAGGTCCTCAAGCGGAGCCACCCAGTCTACCAGGTGACGCGCATGGCGTACACCAG CGTGGAGGAGCACTGGAAGCCGCAGATGGAAGGCCTCGAGGAGATTATAGTCACCCGCCAAATACCCACGCTGCACATTCTCATGAGTCTGGACCAGCTGCCGGATAGTATAGACGG TTTACAAAAGCCAAATAGAGCCACTGATTTCTGGGAGGGCGGAGCaacacagccacagccacgtccacatccacatccacgtaCCCAGGCCCCCcatcagcagcaaccacaTCAACCAGGAGCTGGTGTTCGGTCGAACAAGCGAAACAGACCCGGGCGCAATAAACCAGCCCAACAACTCGGAAAACCTGTCGCTGAAGAGCATTTGCCCGCCAGTTAG
- the LOC120446039 gene encoding FAD-dependent oxidoreductase domain-containing protein 1, producing the protein MLCLRRVQRSGALRQLRSFSGKPQGDVLPKSCEVLIIGGGGMGASSAFWLKSRALQLGRKLNVLVVERDAGYTSASTVLSVGGVRQQFSLAENIEMSLFGYNFVVNCGEHLGDVDLCYQPNGYLILASEKGAHILAQNSRLQNKLGARNELLGPEALRQRFPWLSTEGVELGCHGIDKEGWFDPWALLMGFKKKARALGANFANGSVVGFEWNDSGALSGAVVDDGDGVQRTVKFDTCVLAAGAHSGQVARLAGIGDKGAKEASLRVPLPVEPRKRYVYVLSTQGRNCPGLATPLTVDPDGTYFRRDGLCGNFLCGRSPNEDEEPECETLDVDHGYFESDVWPTLANRVPAFESVKIQSSWAGFYDHNTFDANGIIGRHPHYSNLLIAAGFSGHGIQQTPAVGRAISELILDGKFTTLDLSRLGFERLVNQQPMYEVNIV; encoded by the exons ATGCTGTGCCTGCGACGAGTTCAGCGATCGGGTGCACTGCGTCAGCTTCGCTCGTTCAGTGGCAAGCCGCAAGGCGATGTCCTTCCCAAGAGCTGCGAAGTCCTGATCATCGGTGGCGGTGGCATGGGCGCCTCCTCCGCTTTCTGGCTCAAGTCCCGGGCCCTGCAGCTGGGCCGCAAGCTCAATGTGCTGGTGGTGGAGCGCGATGCTGGA TACACCAGCGCTTCTACAGTGCTCTCTGTGGGCGGAGTTCGCCAGCAGTTCTCCCTGGCCGAGAACATAGAGATGTCGCTCTTCGGCTACAATTTCGTGGTTAACTGCGGCGAGCATCTGGGCGATGTGGATCTGTGTTACCAGCCGAACGGCTACCTGATCCTGGCCTCCGAGAAGGGAGCCCACATCCTGGCTCAGAACTCTAGACTGCAGAACAAGCTGGGGGCTCGAAATGAGCTGCTTGGCCCGGAGGCACTACGTCAGCGGTTTCCGTGGTTGTCCACAGAGGGCGTGGAGTTGGGATGCCACGGTATTGACAAGGAGGGATGGTTTGATCCGTGGGCCCTGCTCATGGGCTTCAAGAAGAAGGCCCGTGCTCTGGGCGCGAATTTTGCGAACGGCTCAGTGGTGGGTTTCGAATGGAACGATTCGGGCGCCCTTTCTGGAGCTGTGGTCGATGACGGTGATGGAGTTCAGCGGACGGTGAAGTTTGACACATGCGTCCTGGCAGCGGGAGCTCACTCGGGTCAGGTGGCGCGTCTGGCAGGGATTGGTGATAAGGGAGCAAAGGAGGCTTCCCTGAGAGTGCCCTTGCCAGTGGAGCCTCGCAAGCGATACGTCTATGTACTTAGCACTCAAGGGCGGAATTGTCCTGGGCTAGCCACACCTCTGACCGTCGATCCGGATGGCACCTACTTTCGGCGGGACGGTCTTTGTGGTAACTTCCTGTGCGGCCGCAGTCCGAACGAAGACGAGGAGCCCGAGTGCGAAACGCTGGACGTGGATCATGGGTACTTTGAATCGGATGTCTGGCCCACACTGGCAAACCGAGTACCTGCCTTTGAGTCAGTGAAGATACAGAGCAGCTGGGCGGGCTTCTATGACCACAACACATTTGACGCAAACGGGATCATTGGCAGACATCCTCATTACAGCAACCTCCTCATTGCCGCGGGATTCAGTGGGCACGGCATTCAGCAGACTCCCGCCGTGGGTCGAGCCATATCCGAACTCATTTTGGACGGCAAGTTTACCACCCTGGATCTGTCGCGCCTCGGCTTTGAACGACTTGTGAACCAACAGCCTATGTACGAAGTGAATATCGTGTGA
- the LOC120446044 gene encoding MOB kinase activator-like 4 isoform X2, with amino-acid sequence MKMADGSTILRRNRPGTKSKDFCRWPDEPLEEMDSTLAVQQYIQQLIKRDPSNVELILSMPEAQDEGVWKYEHLRQFCMELNGLAVRLQKECSPSTCTQMTATDQWIFLCAAHKTPKECPAIDYTRHTLDGAACLLNSNKYFPSRVSIKESSVTKLGSVCRRVYRIFSHAYFHHRRIFDEFEAETYLCHRFTHFVTKYNLMSKENLIVPINVGENAAPGESEA; translated from the exons ATGAAGATGGCTGACGGCTCGACCATATTGCGTAGAAACCGGCCAGGCACAAAATCCAAG GACTTCTGTCGCTGGCCCGACGAACCCCTGGAAGAGATGGACAGCACGCTGGCGGTGCAGCAGTACATACAGCAGCTGATTAAACGCGACCCGAGCAACGTGGAACTCATCCTGAGCATGCCCGAAGCGCAGGATGAGGGTGTGTGGAAGTACGAGCACCTACGCCAGTTCTGCATGGAGTTGAACGGCCTGGCAGTGCGGCTGCAGAAGGAGTGCTCCCCGTCGACGTGCACACAGATGACAGCCACTGACCAGTGGATCTTCTTGTGCGCCGCCCACAAGACGCCGAAGGAGTGTCCGGCCATTGACTACACTCGCCACACGCTGGACGGAGCCGCCTGTCTGCTGAACAGCAACAAGTACTTCCCGAGCAG GGTGTCCATCAAGGAGTCGTCTGTGACCAAGCTGGGTTCCGTGTGCCGGCGAGTGTATCGCATCTTCTCGCACGCCTACTTTCACCATCGTCGCATTTTCGACGAATTCGAGGCCGAGACGTACCTATGCCACCGTTTTACGCATTTTGTCACAAAATATAATCTGATGTCCAAGGAGAATCTGATCGTGCCCATCAACGTGGGCGAAAACGCGGCCCCTGGTGAAAGCGAGGCTTAG
- the LOC120446044 gene encoding MOB kinase activator-like 4 isoform X1 — protein sequence MKMADGSTILRRNRPGTKSKDFCRWPDEPLEEMDSTLAVQQYIQQLIKRDPSNVELILSMPEAQDEGVWKYEHLRQFCMELNGLAVRLQKECSPSTCTQMTATDQWIFLCAAHKTPKECPAIDYTRHTLDGAACLLNSNKYFPSSISPRVSIKESSVTKLGSVCRRVYRIFSHAYFHHRRIFDEFEAETYLCHRFTHFVTKYNLMSKENLIVPINVGENAAPGESEA from the exons ATGAAGATGGCTGACGGCTCGACCATATTGCGTAGAAACCGGCCAGGCACAAAATCCAAG GACTTCTGTCGCTGGCCCGACGAACCCCTGGAAGAGATGGACAGCACGCTGGCGGTGCAGCAGTACATACAGCAGCTGATTAAACGCGACCCGAGCAACGTGGAACTCATCCTGAGCATGCCCGAAGCGCAGGATGAGGGTGTGTGGAAGTACGAGCACCTACGCCAGTTCTGCATGGAGTTGAACGGCCTGGCAGTGCGGCTGCAGAAGGAGTGCTCCCCGTCGACGTGCACACAGATGACAGCCACTGACCAGTGGATCTTCTTGTGCGCCGCCCACAAGACGCCGAAGGAGTGTCCGGCCATTGACTACACTCGCCACACGCTGGACGGAGCCGCCTGTCTGCTGAACAGCAACAAGTACTTCCCGAGCAG TATCTCCCCCAGGGTGTCCATCAAGGAGTCGTCTGTGACCAAGCTGGGTTCCGTGTGCCGGCGAGTGTATCGCATCTTCTCGCACGCCTACTTTCACCATCGTCGCATTTTCGACGAATTCGAGGCCGAGACGTACCTATGCCACCGTTTTACGCATTTTGTCACAAAATATAATCTGATGTCCAAGGAGAATCTGATCGTGCCCATCAACGTGGGCGAAAACGCGGCCCCTGGTGAAAGCGAGGCTTAG
- the LOC120446060 gene encoding ras-related protein Rab-2A: MSYAYLFKYIIIGDTGVGKSCLLLQFTDKRFQPVHDLTIGVEFGARMITIDGKQIKLQIWDTAGQEAFRSITRSYYRGAAGALLVYDITRRETFNHLTTWLEDARQHSNSNMVIMLIGNKSDLDSRREVKKEEGEAFAREHGLVFMETSARTAANVEEAFINTAKEIYEKIQEGVFDINNEANGIKIGQQHSPTNPSLPGAGGAAGAANSGCC, translated from the exons ATGTCCTACGCGTACTTGTTCAAATACATCATTATTGGAGACACAG GCGTGGGCAAGTCCTGTCTGCTGCTCCAGTTTACGGACAAGCGATTCCAGCCGGTGCACGACCTTACCATTGGCGTGGAGTTCGGCGCACGCATGATCACCATCGACGGCAAGCAGATCAAGCTGCAAATCTGGGACACGGCAGGCCAGGAGGCTTTCAG ATCTATCACACGGTCATATTACCGCGGAGCTGCTGGCGCCTTGCTGGTGTACGACATTACGCGACGGGAGACCTTTAACCACCTGACCACCTGGCTGGAGGATGCACGTCAGCACTCAAATTCGAACATGGTCATCATGCTGATAGGCAACAAGAGCGACTTGGATTCGCGGCGAGAGGTCAAGAAAGAGGAGGGAGAGGCCTTTGCCCGCGAACACGGCCTCGTTTTCATGGAGACTTCAGCTCGCACAGCGGCTAACGTAGAGGAGGCGTTTATAAATACGGCCAAGGAGATTTACGAGAAGATCCAGGAAGGTGTCTTTGACATAAACAATGAG GCAAACGGCATTAAGATCGGCCAACAACACTCGCCCACAAACCCGTCGCTGCCAGGAGCCggaggagctgctggagcAGCAAACAGTGGCTGCTGCTAG
- the LOC120455461 gene encoding uncharacterized protein LOC120455461 yields MAKLASDPNASNNNSCEAVNNNHNGQNQNQNQNGGASNYQALPLTPAPANTPLHKAIKHDLFPEVTFCNLSVEELADGAGHSRAVRSSVIELDDGTLTCLMNGNGQVKRRKRLISNESGDSIDSSSTEKKPPKMPDGGYGWVVVFASLVVSLIADGLSFSFGLINVELLEYFGESTSKTAWISSLFFSVPLLMGPIWSNLVDKYGCRKMTILGGVVSAFGFALSSLCNSIEMLMVTFGVISGLGLGIGYVTAVVSIAFWFDKKRTFATGIGASGTGIGTFVYARLTSYLIESYGWRGATLILGGTMLNACVCGALMRDPDWLIEENRLESRSQSVTTFSNSSVCLEEIKKLLDTGITKEAVLDSLVTKNNTEANQQIDDPLDSALKRYRSEIFLPTFLSTQELDSIYEVKSLSRRSLRHKEGAEAPSRENLLSMSSGAGAYPPSTAIIGSPDDTLMGGIAQEAAELAKKSYLASIETLSPSEKRSTCGTPNGSLRSSDEGYLTQKHASSRYSLNENIFMAKHTTPSISNLKVNGLRHNSVDILSEDMHCYYSKDETFALLEPSRRIRPTVIAIPEQEQSVNSELATRRARLDSITGIRRLSRSKKPSHHRSNLRRNISIRNSNFLKDMRIHRNSIHYRGAMLNTHRYRLRASSCPNIYRNSMTTIAKEEEDTWYDNFVDTMKSIFDFSLFLDMKFALFNLSTLFLFIWFIIPYLYLPDYMKQYKYDVSESAEFISDVGIAQTVGMIGLGYLGDLPWMNINICYSLCMLVCGASVFFMPLLITNYMGLMVMCVIFGFTFASSFSFTPSILVSIVDLDDFTCAYGLVLLVQGVGMIAGPPIAGVIYEYTGRWDDTFYYAGIFIALSGVCSYLIEFCEKKAPKESDIDVLETKKAQLLH; encoded by the exons ATGGCCAAGCTTGCGTCGGATCCAAACgcctccaacaacaacagctgcgAGGCGgtcaacaacaaccacaatgGCCAGAACCAGAATCAGAACCAGAACGGTGGGGCCTCCAATTACCAGGCCCTGCCCCTCACGCCTGCACCGGCCAATACGCCACTCCACAAGGCCATCAAGCACGACCTCTTCCCGGAGGTCACCTTCTGCAACCTCTCCGTTGAGGAGCTCGCTGATGGGGCGGGACACAGCCGTGCGGTAAGGAGCAGTGTCATCGAACTGGACGACGGCACCTTGACGTGCCTGATGAACGGAAACGGGCAGGTGAAGCGACGCAAGCGCCTGATCTCGAACGAGTCCGGCGACTCGATTGACTCCAGTTCCACGGAGAAGAAACCGCCCAAGATGCCCGACGGAGGAtatgggtgggtggtggtgttcGCCTCTCTGGTGGTGTCCCTTATTGCCGACGGATTGAGCTTCTCATTCGGACTAATCAATGTGGAACTGCTAGAATACTTCGGAGAGTCCACCTCCAAGACCGCCTGGATATCTTCGCTATTCTTCTCCGTGCCCCTGCTGATGGGGCCCATCTGGTCCAATCTCGTGGACAAGTACGGCTGCCGCAAGATGACCATCCTCGGCGGTGTGGTCTCTGCCTTTGGGTTTGCGCTATCTTCGTTATGCAACTCCATCGAGATGCTCATGGTGACCTTTGGTGTCATCTCGGGACTGGGCCTAGGCATCGGGTACGTGACCGCTGTGGTGTCCATTGCTTTTTGGTTTGACAAGAAGCGCACCTTTGCCACCGGAATCGGAGCATCGGGTACCGGAATCGGGACCTTTGTCTACGCCCGCCTAACTTCATATCTAATTGAATCGTACGGCTGGCGGGGAGCCACCCTAATCCTTGGAGGCACCATGCTGAACGCATGCGTTTGCGGTGCTCTGATGCGTGATCCCGACTGGCTCATCGAGGAGAACAGACTGGAGAGTCGGTCCCAAAGCGTCACCACCTTCTCAAACTCCAGTGTCTGCCTGGAGGAAATTAAGAAGCTCCTGGACACCGGCATCACAAAGGAGGCCGTGCTGGACTCGCTAGTGACCAAGAACAACACGGAGGCCAATCAGCAGATTGACGATCCCTTGGACTCCGCCCTCAAGCGCTACCGCAGCGAGATTTTCCTGCCCACGTTCCTGAGCACTCAGGAGCTCGACAGCATCTACGAGGTTAAGAGTCTGAGCCGACGCTCCCTACGCCACAAGGAGGGTGCGGAGGCCCCATCACGCGAAAACCTGCTGTCCATGTCCTCGGGAGCAGGTGCCTATCCTCCATCGACGGCCATTATAGGATCGCCCGATGATACCCTAATGGGCGGAATAGCACAAGAGGCGGCAGAGTTAGCCAAGAAGTCTTACCTGGCCTCCATCGAGACGTTGTCTCCATCGGAAAAGCGCTCCACTTGTGGAACTCCCAATGGCTCCCTGCGCTCCTCGGACGAAGGCTACCTCACGCAGAAACACGCCTCCTCCCGTTACTCGCTTAACGAAAACATCTTCATGGCCAAGCATACAACACCATCAATCTCCAACCTAAAGGTGAATGGCCTACGACACAATTCGGTGGACATCTTGAGCGAGGACATGCACTGTTACTACTCAAAGGACGAGACCTTCGCATTGCTGGAGCCAAGCAGGCGCATCAGGCCCACCGTAATCGCCATTCCGGAACAAGAGCAGTCAGTCAACAGCGAACTGGCCACTCGACGCGCACGCCTGGACAGCATCACAGGTATCCGCAGACTGTCGCGTTCCAAGAAGCCCAGCCACCACCGATCGAACCTCCGCCGCAACATCTCGATCCGGAACTCCAACTTCCTTAAGGACATGCGCATTCACCGAAACTCGATCCACTACCGCGGGGCCATGCTGAACACGCACCGTTACCGACTGCGTGCCTCCTCCTGTCCCAACATCTACCGCAACTCGATGACTACCATCGCCAAAGAGGAGGAAGAT ACCTGGTATGACAACTTCGTGGACACTATGAAGTCCATTTTTgacttttccctttttctgGACATGAAGTTCGCTCTCTTCAATCTCTCCACACTGTTTTTGTTCATTTG GTTCATTATCCCCTATCTGTACCTTCCCGATTACATGAAGCAGTACAAGTACGACGTCAGCGAGAGTGCCGAGTTCATTTCGGATGTGGGCATTGCCCAAACGGTGGGCATGATAGGACTAGGCTACCTGGGTGATCTGCCCTGGATGAACATCAACATATGCTACTCGCTGTGCATGCTGG TCTGCGGAGCGTCTGTGTTCTTCATGCCCCTGCTGATTACTAACTACATGGGCCTGATGGTCATGTGCGTTATTTTCGGATTTACGTTCGCTAGCTCTTTTTCGTTTACGCCCAGCATTTTGGTCAGCATTGTTGACTTGGACGATTTCACGTGTGCCTACGGTCTGGTGCTACTGGTGCAGGGAGTAGGAATGATCGCAGGACCGCCTATAGCAGGCGTCATTTACGAGTATACGGGCAG ATGGGATGACACCTTCTATTACGCTGGAATATTTATCGCACTCTCCGGTGTCTGTTCGTATCTGATCGAGTTCTGTGAAAAGAAAGCACCCAAAGAGAGTGATATTGATGTCTTAGAGACTAAAAAAGCTCAACTTTTACACTAG
- the LOC120455525 gene encoding uncharacterized protein LOC120455525, translated as MWLPRQNPLTGSTNCYNNCICNSNTGNTSHISSNCRQLPSIIAQYILRWPVINPLTFLMNDLRSKSFYRAGKPTSAASASASAATTSAKSFDKGRNNNPRTYNNSGKSNKVFLHYIPRDPRLRIFNKTATLNKHSSRTLSLSELNITEDLCNYGELIGGGAETVKLCQ; from the coding sequence ATGTGGCTGCCACGGCAAAATCCGCTTACTGGCAGCACAAACTGCTACAACAACTGCatctgcaacagcaacaccgGCAACACCAgccacatcagcagcaactgcCGCCAGTTGCCGTCAATTATCGCTCAATATATTCTCCGTTGGCCTGTGATAAACCCCCTAACGTTCTTAATGAACGACCTTCGGTCCAAGTCATTCTATCGTGCAGGCAAACCAACATCTgcagcatccgcatccgcatcggCCGCGACCACCAGCGCCAAGTCGTTCGACAAGGGCCGTAACAACAATCCCCGTACttacaacaacagcggcaaaTCGAACAAGGTGTTCCTGCACTACATACCCCGCGACCCGCGCCTAAGAATTTTCAACAAAACCGCCACCCTGAATAAACACTCGAGCCGCACTTTGAGCCTCAGCGAGCTAAACATAACTGAAGATCTGTGCAATTATGGTGAATTGATTGGCGGCGGTGCCGAAACAGTGAAACTGTGCCAGTGA
- the LOC120444146 gene encoding LOW QUALITY PROTEIN: uncharacterized protein LOC120444146 (The sequence of the model RefSeq protein was modified relative to this genomic sequence to represent the inferred CDS: deleted 1 base in 1 codon; substituted 1 base at 1 genomic stop codon), giving the protein NAIVWIVWAATLGRQRNCPLSEIKFGSRLLSKYLXSGTFDFSFYHLLHITKD; this is encoded by the exons AACGCGATTGTCTGGATTGTCTGGGCTGCGACTTTGGGTAGACAACGAAATTGTCCCTTATCAGAAATCAAATTCGGATCACGATTACT CTCGAAATATTTATGATCTGGAACATTc gatttttcattttatcatTTGCTGCACATAACTAAGGATTAA